Proteins encoded by one window of Planktothrix tepida PCC 9214:
- a CDS encoding peptidoglycan-binding domain-containing protein encodes MDTLAYNHLVSAYESPRQPHVNGGLVLFRGVNWSQLSTACWMPIVAAAIGLSVVSVSQPASAALYYGDSGYSVKKVQYALQDYGYFTGKATGYFGKVTKHAVMAFQRDYGLYPDGVVGSATASALGVGSGYHEPKHSYSNASYGGCGHCGGSSSYLSRGDSSYHVKQLQNRLADLGYFNANSTGYYGKLTAHAVKAFQENCGLSADGIAGPATLAALGL; translated from the coding sequence ATGGATACGCTTGCTTATAATCATCTCGTTTCTGCTTATGAGTCTCCTCGGCAACCCCATGTTAACGGGGGCTTGGTACTATTCCGAGGTGTGAATTGGAGCCAACTGTCAACGGCTTGCTGGATGCCCATTGTGGCAGCAGCCATTGGCTTGTCTGTAGTGAGTGTTAGTCAACCAGCCAGTGCTGCTCTCTATTACGGTGATAGTGGTTATAGCGTTAAGAAAGTCCAATATGCCTTGCAGGACTATGGCTATTTTACTGGTAAAGCAACGGGTTACTTTGGTAAAGTCACCAAACACGCGGTTATGGCTTTTCAAAGAGATTATGGCTTATACCCTGATGGAGTTGTTGGCTCTGCAACAGCATCAGCTTTAGGGGTCGGTAGTGGGTATCATGAACCTAAACACAGCTATAGCAATGCCAGTTATGGAGGTTGTGGTCATTGTGGCGGTAGCAGCAGCTATCTGTCGCGAGGTGACAGTAGCTACCATGTCAAGCAACTGCAAAATCGTTTAGCAGACCTGGGTTATTTTAATGCGAACAGCACAGGTTACTATGGGAAACTTACAGCCCACGCCGTTAAAGCGTTTCAAGAAAATTGTGGACTCTCCGCCGATGGTATTGCTGGCCCAGCAACTCTTGCTGCATTAGGGCTTTAA
- a CDS encoding serine/threonine-protein kinase translates to MVGQLLDGRYQVIDVIESTEFGKTYLAKDTRRPGESLCFVKHLHLAPEDAKLVNVARQRFQQEAKVLEKLSQHDQIPHLLAYFEENREFYLVESYIAGHSLIDEILPGQPLTENQVINLLTDVLGILQFVHQQGVIHRDIKPGNLIRRQTDGKIVLLDFGAVKEINLNSHQNSPTSRVGTLEYMPLEQFQCHPHFNSDIYALGMVAIQALTGLPVSELPKLRKNNGSNIGDIVWRHLAIISVELGDIIDKMVCSDYQQRYQSADEVLSALKTFQSPYSPNLSKSKLEIYREEVKSCANHHRGEISIIGRQILEELRLSLELLPEETEAIEDEILNPYRKYREKGERYEQALIATMQQEYPFTPETREELQRLQQLLGLTNEDIAAIEKQILPQSILSQIAQVIQNFSWNLKPYSSPKTESKFFKKPHLSQLLWLGLGLVSLLGILLATYEYQKWRTVQQLQTQYLNKINEFLAVGNYEQCLDEAQKITQLSPQNQALQNLIQQCQDKVFWKTVTPQNFAQNSDAVWAVTFSPDGQTLATGSEDTLVKLWDIQSGTETKRLEGDSSPIYSVDFNSDGTEISSGSAFWQILEWNLTTGQPYQPLQHLATIWSVDVSPDNQKIASASADKTVKIWDRKTGEILQNLTDHQDEVYVAIFSPDNQLLVTGSKDQTIKIWKVDTGELINTLTGHLDAVRSLAISSDGKIIVSGSLDNTVKVWNLETGELIHTLTGHTNDVLSVAISPDNKIIASGSRDKTIKLWNLKTGELLNTLTGHQDEIYSVKFSPDGNRLVSGSKDKTIKLWSR, encoded by the coding sequence ATGGTCGGTCAGCTTTTAGACGGACGCTATCAAGTCATCGACGTGATTGAGTCAACGGAGTTCGGGAAAACCTATCTCGCCAAAGATACTCGCCGACCGGGTGAGTCGTTGTGTTTTGTTAAACATTTGCATCTCGCCCCAGAAGATGCCAAACTCGTCAATGTAGCCCGTCAGCGCTTTCAACAAGAAGCCAAGGTCTTAGAAAAACTGTCTCAACATGATCAAATTCCGCACCTGTTGGCTTATTTTGAAGAAAATCGAGAATTTTATTTAGTCGAATCTTATATTGCGGGTCATTCCTTAATTGATGAAATTTTACCCGGTCAGCCCTTAACAGAAAATCAAGTTATAAATTTGTTAACGGATGTGTTAGGAATTCTCCAATTTGTACATCAACAGGGAGTCATTCATCGGGATATTAAACCGGGTAATTTAATCCGTCGTCAAACCGATGGAAAAATAGTGCTACTGGATTTTGGTGCGGTTAAAGAAATTAATCTCAACTCTCATCAGAATTCCCCCACCAGTCGTGTTGGTACTCTGGAATATATGCCGCTTGAACAATTCCAATGTCATCCCCATTTTAATAGTGATATTTATGCTTTGGGAATGGTTGCAATTCAAGCATTAACGGGTTTACCTGTATCAGAATTACCTAAATTACGGAAAAATAATGGCTCTAATATTGGGGACATTGTTTGGCGGCATTTAGCGATTATTAGTGTTGAATTGGGCGATATTATTGATAAAATGGTTTGTTCAGATTATCAGCAACGGTATCAATCTGCTGATGAAGTTCTATCGGCTCTTAAAACCTTTCAATCTCCCTATTCTCCTAACCTTTCTAAATCCAAACTAGAAATTTATCGGGAAGAAGTTAAAAGTTGCGCCAACCATCATCGCGGTGAAATTTCGATTATTGGTCGGCAAATTTTAGAGGAATTGCGCTTAAGTTTAGAGTTGTTACCGGAGGAAACCGAAGCAATTGAAGATGAAATTTTAAACCCCTATCGGAAATATCGAGAAAAGGGAGAACGGTATGAACAAGCGTTAATTGCAACGATGCAACAAGAATATCCCTTTACTCCTGAAACCCGTGAAGAATTACAACGATTACAACAACTCTTAGGCTTAACGAATGAAGATATTGCAGCTATTGAAAAGCAGATTTTACCCCAATCTATTTTAAGTCAAATTGCTCAAGTTATTCAGAATTTTAGTTGGAATCTAAAGCCATACTCATCTCCAAAAACAGAGTCTAAATTCTTTAAAAAACCTCATCTATCTCAACTGCTTTGGTTAGGATTAGGTTTGGTTAGTTTATTGGGAATTCTTCTAGCAACTTATGAATATCAAAAATGGAGAACTGTACAACAATTACAAACTCAATATTTGAATAAAATTAATGAATTTTTAGCCGTTGGAAATTATGAGCAATGTTTAGATGAAGCTCAAAAGATTACTCAACTCTCGCCTCAAAATCAAGCCCTTCAAAATCTGATTCAACAATGTCAAGATAAAGTGTTTTGGAAAACCGTTACCCCTCAAAATTTTGCTCAAAATTCCGATGCGGTTTGGGCCGTTACCTTTAGTCCCGATGGTCAAACTCTCGCCACTGGGAGTGAAGATACACTGGTAAAACTCTGGGATATTCAAAGTGGAACAGAAACTAAACGTTTAGAAGGAGATTCTTCTCCGATTTATTCAGTTGATTTTAACTCCGATGGCACAGAAATCTCCTCTGGAAGCGCATTTTGGCAAATCTTAGAATGGAATCTAACGACCGGACAACCGTATCAACCCTTACAACATTTAGCAACAATTTGGTCAGTGGATGTTAGCCCGGATAATCAAAAAATTGCCAGTGCGAGTGCGGATAAAACAGTTAAAATTTGGGATCGAAAAACAGGTGAAATTTTACAAAATTTAACAGACCATCAAGATGAGGTTTATGTCGCTATTTTTAGCCCCGATAATCAACTTTTAGTGACAGGTTCAAAAGATCAAACAATTAAAATTTGGAAGGTAGACACAGGAGAATTAATAAATACTTTAACAGGACATTTAGATGCGGTGCGTTCACTAGCCATCAGTTCTGATGGTAAAATAATTGTCAGTGGGAGTTTGGATAATACCGTCAAAGTTTGGAACCTAGAAACCGGAGAATTAATTCATACCCTCACCGGACATACTAACGATGTTTTATCCGTTGCCATTAGTCCTGATAATAAGATTATTGCTAGTGGTAGCCGAGATAAAACCATTAAACTCTGGAATTTAAAAACGGGAGAATTATTAAATACCTTAACCGGACATCAAGACGAGATTTATTCGGTTAAATTTAGTCCCGATGGAAATCGTTTAGTGAGTGGAAGTAAAGACAAAACCATTAAATTATGGTCACGTTAA
- a CDS encoding NAD(P)/FAD-dependent oxidoreductase, translated as MSDILNTQSPHHVVIVGGGFGGLYAAKTLGRSSVKVTLIDKRNFHLFQPLLYQVATGSLSPGDIASPLRSVLRDNKNTQVLMGEVVDLNPNENKLVLNNGELNYDTLIVATGVSHHYFGNDQWATLAPGLKTVEDALEMRRRIFSAFEAAEKETDPEKRQALLTFVVVGGGPTGVELAGALAEIAYRILKEEFRSIDTSETQILLLEGMDRILPPFPPELSAEAQKGLEHLGVTVRTKTLVTNIDNQVVTLKSGEEIEQISAQTILWAAGVKGSKMGEAIARTTGAQLDRVGRVMVEPNLTVPNHPNIFVIGDLANFSHQGDQPLPGVAPVAQQQGIYVAKLIQKRLKAQTLPPFHYIDYGSLAVIGRNQAVVNLNYLKFSGLFAWLAWVFVHVFFLIEFDNKLLVMIQWAWSYFTNQGGARLITNEGLSGKNNNIEISTSMGDKNTVQV; from the coding sequence ATGTCAGATATTCTTAATACTCAGTCTCCCCATCATGTTGTTATTGTCGGAGGTGGATTTGGCGGACTCTATGCAGCGAAAACCCTGGGACGTTCTTCCGTTAAAGTCACGTTAATTGATAAACGGAATTTTCATCTATTTCAACCTTTATTATATCAAGTGGCTACGGGGAGTTTATCTCCTGGAGATATTGCTTCACCTTTGCGGAGCGTGTTGAGAGACAATAAAAATACTCAAGTTTTAATGGGGGAAGTTGTCGATTTAAACCCGAATGAAAATAAATTAGTTCTTAATAATGGGGAATTAAATTATGATACATTAATTGTCGCAACGGGTGTTTCTCATCATTATTTTGGAAATGACCAATGGGCGACCCTAGCTCCCGGATTAAAAACCGTTGAAGATGCGTTAGAAATGCGACGCAGAATTTTTTCAGCCTTTGAAGCCGCAGAAAAAGAAACTGACCCAGAAAAACGCCAAGCATTATTAACATTTGTGGTGGTCGGAGGTGGCCCCACTGGTGTTGAATTAGCGGGTGCTTTAGCGGAAATTGCTTATCGGATTTTAAAGGAAGAATTTCGCAGTATTGATACTTCAGAAACCCAGATTTTATTATTAGAAGGAATGGATCGAATTTTGCCGCCATTCCCCCCGGAATTATCGGCTGAGGCTCAAAAAGGGTTAGAACACTTAGGGGTAACAGTTCGCACAAAAACCTTAGTGACCAATATTGATAATCAGGTTGTAACGTTGAAATCGGGAGAGGAAATTGAACAGATTTCCGCCCAAACAATTTTATGGGCAGCCGGGGTAAAAGGGTCTAAAATGGGAGAAGCGATCGCTCGAACAACGGGTGCTCAATTAGATCGAGTGGGACGGGTTATGGTTGAACCTAATTTAACAGTTCCTAACCATCCTAATATTTTTGTGATTGGAGATTTAGCGAATTTTTCCCATCAAGGAGATCAACCTTTACCCGGTGTTGCTCCTGTTGCTCAACAGCAAGGAATTTATGTGGCAAAATTAATCCAAAAACGCTTAAAAGCTCAAACTTTACCTCCTTTTCATTATATTGATTATGGGAGTTTAGCCGTTATTGGTCGAAATCAAGCGGTTGTTAATCTTAATTACCTGAAATTTTCGGGTTTATTTGCGTGGTTAGCTTGGGTTTTTGTTCATGTTTTCTTCTTGATTGAGTTTGATAATAAACTCTTAGTGATGATTCAATGGGCTTGGAGTTATTTTACTAATCAAGGCGGTGCCCGTTTGATTACAAATGAAGGCTTATCGGGAAAAAATAATAATATTGAAATCTCTACTTCAATGGGAGATAAAAATACGGTTCAAGTTTAA
- a CDS encoding WG repeat-containing protein, whose product MPENTAFLYPFIQNKKWGYINQAGQVVIEPQFESTLGFSEGLAPVKIKSQKGYIDLNGNLVIPAKFDVAWGFSEGIAAVKINDKWGYIDKTGKFIIPPQFNFAWSFSSQLAAVQKDKKMGYINHQGEWVISPQFDNTSEFKEGLAAINLQGKVGYINTTGNIVISPQFDLSWRFSEGLAMVLIKNKMGYIDKKGNIVIPATFDYGWDFSQGLAVARKGRKWGYINHQGSFEIALEYEETANFSEGLAAVKIKQKWGYINQKAVMKIPLQFDSANEFKQGLAAVRIKDEWGYINSVGAWVWQPTK is encoded by the coding sequence ATGCCCGAAAATACTGCCTTTCTCTATCCTTTTATTCAAAATAAAAAATGGGGATATATTAACCAAGCCGGACAAGTCGTAATTGAACCACAATTTGAATCAACATTAGGATTTTCGGAAGGACTAGCCCCCGTTAAAATTAAATCTCAAAAAGGTTATATTGATTTAAACGGAAATCTGGTAATTCCGGCTAAGTTTGATGTCGCTTGGGGTTTTTCCGAAGGAATAGCGGCGGTGAAAATTAATGATAAATGGGGATATATTGATAAAACGGGAAAATTTATAATTCCCCCTCAGTTTAATTTTGCCTGGAGTTTTTCATCTCAACTTGCTGCGGTGCAAAAAGATAAAAAAATGGGCTATATTAACCATCAAGGAGAATGGGTAATTTCCCCTCAATTTGATAATACCTCAGAATTTAAAGAAGGACTAGCTGCCATTAACTTGCAAGGAAAAGTTGGTTATATTAATACAACTGGAAATATAGTAATTTCGCCTCAATTTGATTTAAGTTGGCGGTTTTCTGAAGGTTTGGCGATGGTTTTAATTAAAAATAAAATGGGATATATTGATAAAAAGGGAAATATAGTAATTCCAGCCACATTTGATTATGGGTGGGATTTTTCCCAAGGGTTAGCAGTGGCCAGAAAAGGCAGAAAATGGGGTTATATTAATCATCAGGGAAGTTTTGAGATTGCTTTAGAATATGAAGAAACTGCTAATTTTTCCGAAGGGTTAGCAGCCGTAAAAATTAAACAAAAATGGGGTTATATTAATCAAAAAGCAGTGATGAAAATACCGCTTCAGTTTGATAGTGCCAATGAATTTAAGCAGGGATTAGCAGCCGTTAGAATTAAAGATGAATGGGGGTATATTAATTCAGTAGGTGCATGGGTTTGGCAACCTACAAAATGA
- a CDS encoding calcium-binding protein, whose amino-acid sequence MNEFQAHRIRENNSTNIVFNLFNTNPSFNNQPEIAITFNPDPQILSSLPQGREAETTTTKASLLSTQFLPRGLETIVEPPTPVIXSEGNDELLGTERQDLVAGLGGDDTIVGFAGDDSLNGNSGNDILYGGQNNDTLVGQGGNDLLQGNKGDDLINAGADNDTLYGGINNDSLLGEDGRDLIFGDKGDDSIDGGLRSDTLYGGQDNDTIAAGDDDDIAYGGQGQDSLEGGKGKDLLQGDKQNDIVNGAKGNDCLYGGQGDDTLIGGSENDFLSGDKDNDILIGVDPSSQPAGFVEIDTLSGGIGNDTFVLGDGTQTYYVNGGGSEIGFVDYALILNFNPQEDVLLLGPGNYLAAGSPDNLPQGTAIYLLTGEQTELIAILDGVTDFKFDANIGQPGSPIQFAGGNTQTTP is encoded by the coding sequence ATGAACGAATTCCAAGCCCACCGGATTCGAGAAAATAATAGCACAAATATTGTATTTAACCTGTTTAACACTAATCCTTCCTTTAATAATCAACCTGAAATTGCTATTACATTCAACCCTGACCCACAAATTCTCTCTTCCCTTCCCCAAGGTAGGGAGGCTGAAACGACTACTACCAAAGCCTCTCTATTGTCTACTCAGTTTCTTCCCAGGGGGTTAGAGACAATTGTTGAACCTCCTACTCCCGTCATTCNAAGTGAGGGGAATGATGAGCTATTAGGAACTGAGAGACAAGATTTGGTCGCAGGTTTAGGTGGGGATGACACTATTGTAGGATTTGCTGGGGATGACTCCCTCAATGGCAATAGTGGCAATGATATTCTCTATGGCGGTCAAAATAACGATACCCTGGTTGGACAAGGGGGGAATGACCTGCTACAAGGAAATAAAGGCGATGATTTAATTAACGCAGGTGCTGATAACGATACCCTTTATGGGGGGATTAATAATGACAGCCTCTTGGGTGAGGATGGTCGAGATCTGATTTTTGGCGATAAAGGTGATGATAGTATTGATGGGGGACTTCGCAGCGATACCCTCTATGGCGGACAAGATAACGACACCATAGCGGCGGGAGATGATGATGATATTGCCTATGGGGGTCAGGGTCAAGACTCCCTTGAAGGAGGTAAGGGCAAAGATTTGCTCCAGGGAGATAAGCAAAATGATATTGTCAATGGAGCTAAAGGAAATGATTGTCTTTATGGGGGTCAAGGGGATGATACCCTAATTGGGGGAAGCGAGAATGACTTCCTCAGTGGAGATAAAGACAATGATATTTTGATTGGAGTTGACCCCAGTTCTCAACCTGCTGGATTTGTTGAAATTGATACCTTGAGTGGGGGAATTGGGAATGATACCTTTGTTTTAGGGGATGGAACTCAAACCTATTATGTCAATGGTGGAGGTAGTGAAATTGGGTTTGTGGATTATGCACTGATCCTTAATTTTAATCCCCAGGAAGATGTATTACTATTAGGCCCTGGTAATTATTTAGCCGCAGGTTCCCCTGACAATTTACCCCAAGGAACGGCTATCTATTTGTTAACTGGAGAACAAACAGAATTGATTGCAATTCTTGATGGTGTCACTGATTTTAAATTTGATGCAAATATTGGTCAGCCGGGTAGTCCCATTCAATTTGCAGGGGGAAATACACAAACAACACCATAA
- a CDS encoding glycoside hydrolase family 10 protein, whose protein sequence is MKLNFNNFYLHFNIKKYFILSFFNLTINSVYLFLSLAIAILFLINFQPSWSQSLPPSSEIRGVWLTNVDSDILYSPKALTLGLKRLKSINFNTLYPTVWQGGYTLYPSAVTQREFGVSIDPNPGLKNRDLLEEIVTQGHQQGFTVIPWFEFGLMTSANSELVKKHPDWITQRKDGSTIKKEGVEERVWLNPFHPDVQNFILQLITEIVKNYKIDGIQFDDHFGLPAEFGYDDYTIKLYQQEHNGQSPSPDFYETYWVRWRSDKINQLMKRTFETIKSINPNCIVSLSPNPLHFALPAYLQDWFTWERKGWIEELVLQIYRSDLNRFITELERSEVILAKDHIPVAIGILSGLKNRSTSMEIIKQQITEIRRRNFAGVSFFFYESLWNWSEESQQDRQTQLYQFFPNTVNRPKVRLSF, encoded by the coding sequence ATGAAGTTAAACTTTAACAATTTCTACTTACATTTTAACATTAAAAAATACTTCATCTTATCTTTTTTTAATTTAACAATAAATAGTGTTTATCTTTTTTTGAGTTTGGCGATCGCTATTTTATTCCTGATTAATTTTCAACCCTCTTGGAGTCAGAGTTTACCTCCTTCCTCAGAAATTCGAGGGGTGTGGTTAACAAATGTCGATAGCGATATTTTATATTCTCCTAAAGCTTTAACCTTGGGATTAAAACGGTTAAAATCCATCAATTTTAATACCCTGTATCCGACAGTTTGGCAAGGCGGTTATACCCTGTATCCCAGTGCGGTAACTCAACGAGAATTTGGAGTTTCTATTGATCCTAACCCTGGATTAAAAAACAGAGATCTTTTAGAGGAAATTGTAACTCAAGGACATCAACAGGGTTTCACCGTGATTCCTTGGTTTGAATTTGGGTTAATGACCTCTGCAAATTCTGAATTAGTAAAAAAACATCCAGATTGGATCACCCAGCGAAAAGATGGTAGTACCATTAAAAAAGAAGGTGTTGAGGAACGAGTTTGGTTAAATCCTTTTCACCCAGACGTTCAAAATTTTATTCTACAACTGATCACAGAAATTGTTAAAAATTATAAGATTGATGGGATTCAATTTGATGATCATTTTGGCTTACCTGCGGAATTTGGCTATGATGATTATACCATTAAATTATATCAACAGGAACATAACGGACAATCCCCTTCACCCGATTTCTATGAAACCTATTGGGTACGATGGCGGTCTGATAAAATTAATCAATTGATGAAAAGAACCTTTGAAACCATTAAATCTATTAACCCCAATTGTATTGTTTCCTTATCGCCTAATCCTTTACATTTTGCCTTACCTGCCTATTTACAAGATTGGTTTACCTGGGAACGAAAAGGATGGATAGAAGAATTAGTTTTACAAATTTATCGTTCTGATTTGAATCGATTTATCACAGAGTTAGAGCGTTCAGAAGTGATCTTAGCAAAAGATCATATTCCCGTTGCAATTGGAATTTTAAGCGGATTAAAAAATCGTTCAACTTCAATGGAAATCATCAAACAACAAATCACCGAAATTCGTCGCCGAAACTTTGCGGGGGTGTCCTTCTTTTTCTATGAAAGTTTATGGAATTGGTCAGAAGAATCGCAACAAGATCGTCAAACTCAACTTTATCAATTCTTTCCCAATACTGTTAACCGTCCGAAGGTTAGATTAAGTTTCTAA
- a CDS encoding HEPN domain-containing protein produces the protein MNPLTIEWVDKAEGDFTTALRELRVRKSPNYDAACFHAQQCVEKYLKARLQEAGIILTKTHNLTVLLDLLLPVEPGYDSFRLKLLALTLFAVAYRYPGASADKDTAREALDFCKEIRQEVRLSLGLNP, from the coding sequence ATGAATCCCCTAACCATTGAATGGGTTGATAAAGCAGAGGGGGATTTTACTACAGCTTTAAGGGAATTACGAGTGAGGAAATCTCCTAACTATGATGCTGCCTGTTTTCATGCTCAACAGTGTGTTGAGAAATATCTGAAAGCCCGTTTACAAGAAGCAGGTATTATTTTGACAAAAACCCATAATTTGACTGTTTTATTAGATTTACTTTTACCTGTAGAACCGGGTTATGATAGTTTTCGTCTCAAACTTTTAGCTTTAACTTTGTTTGCAGTTGCTTATCGTTATCCGGGTGCTTCTGCTGATAAAGATACAGCGCGTGAAGCTTTAGATTTTTGTAAGGAAATTCGGCAAGAAGTTCGGTTAAGTTTGGGTTTAAATCCTTAA
- a CDS encoding nucleotidyltransferase domain-containing protein: MIENSKIIELSQAIAHEFDPNKIILFGSYAYGNPQDDSDVDLLVILPYEGNSFRKSWEILNKIKPNFSIDLLVRTPVEIKQRLAWNDFFIREIIEKGKVIYESPNH; encoded by the coding sequence ATGATCGAAAACTCTAAAATTATAGAACTCAGCCAAGCTATTGCCCATGAATTTGATCCAAATAAAATCATTTTATTTGGCTCCTATGCCTATGGAAACCCTCAAGATGATTCTGATGTGGATTTATTAGTAATTTTGCCTTATGAAGGGAATAGTTTTCGGAAAAGTTGGGAAATTTTAAATAAAATTAAGCCAAATTTTTCTATAGATTTGTTAGTTAGGACTCCTGTAGAGATTAAGCAAAGACTGGCTTGGAATGATTTTTTTATTCGAGAAATTATCGAAAAAGGAAAGGTGATTTATGAATCCCCTAACCATTGA
- a CDS encoding NAD(P)-dependent oxidoreductase has protein sequence MKTAFLGLGVMGGYMSANLAASGYSVNAWNRTSDRPGVKIALDAGANIVDSIQEAVTDVDIICTCVSDIPDVEAVILGENGVIHFAKPGAIIIDFSTIGSAAARHISQQLEPAQIQFLDAPVSGGDIGAKNGTLTIMVGGNEKIFETAKPILETMGKNIRYCGNVGSGQAVKLCNQILCSLNLVGICEAMLLAEKQGIDPNLVVEICSTGAAGSWALSNLGLKVAHGDFEPGFMIKHILKDLRIIQEMVNSDLPLPGTELADHLFKIVQKLDQGLGGNQGTQAMIRAYNRS, from the coding sequence ATGAAAACAGCATTTTTAGGTTTAGGGGTGATGGGTGGCTATATGAGTGCCAACCTCGCTGCATCAGGATATTCTGTTAACGCTTGGAATCGAACGAGCGATCGCCCTGGTGTTAAAATAGCATTAGACGCAGGAGCTAATATCGTTGATTCTATTCAAGAAGCCGTTACAGATGTTGATATTATTTGTACCTGTGTAAGCGATATTCCCGACGTTGAAGCCGTTATATTAGGCGAAAATGGCGTCATTCATTTTGCGAAACCAGGGGCAATTATTATTGATTTTAGCACCATTGGTTCAGCAGCAGCCCGACACATTTCTCAACAGCTTGAACCTGCTCAAATTCAATTTCTAGATGCTCCCGTTTCTGGCGGTGACATTGGAGCCAAAAACGGCACATTAACCATTATGGTGGGTGGAAATGAAAAAATATTTGAAACCGCTAAACCGATATTAGAAACAATGGGCAAAAATATTCGGTATTGTGGAAATGTTGGCAGTGGTCAAGCCGTTAAACTCTGTAATCAAATTCTCTGTTCTTTAAACCTAGTCGGTATTTGTGAAGCCATGTTATTAGCTGAAAAACAAGGCATTGATCCTAATTTAGTCGTTGAAATTTGTAGCACCGGAGCCGCTGGATCTTGGGCGTTATCGAATTTAGGCTTAAAAGTTGCTCACGGGGATTTTGAACCCGGTTTTATGATTAAACACATCTTAAAAGACCTCAGAATTATTCAAGAAATGGTCAATTCAGATCTTCCATTACCCGGTACAGAATTAGCCGATCATTTATTTAAAATTGTCCAAAAATTAGACCAAGGATTAGGCGGAAATCAAGGAACACAAGCGATGATTCGAGCTTATAATCGCTCTTAG